From a region of the Phragmites australis chromosome 21, lpPhrAust1.1, whole genome shotgun sequence genome:
- the LOC133903181 gene encoding uncharacterized protein LOC133903181: MAGSSGDQADAIAMPQSPRTKRIIQHFERQMRLQVDGLAEDIHVTNERLGQLETAQIEAGSALQELKTAQATTNTSLDTIMTRLEELSQQLGEVQGDTDYGGDTEHDAQDRRRRRGPRHVVRNQDDSFSKIKLTIPEFNGKYDPDAYLEWELAVDQKFACHAFPAQHQVRAATSEFTHFASIWWREHGSKHPTEIPTTWDALKVLMRHRFVPSYYARDMLNKLQRLRQGTNSVEEYYQELQTGMLRCGLVENNDAAMAHFLGGLNREIQDVLDYKEYNNITRLFHLACKAEREVQGRHTRTHANSFAGRTTSFHSAPKPVAVSHPAAPSPPSGTPSDKAAAKTPAPHQATKGASSSGRTKDIQCHRCKGFGHVIRDCPNKRTLIIRDNGEYSSASDSEETIYAMLATDVAGTEEEHVAATDADKYESLVVQRVLSTQVAQPEQNQRHTLFHTKGVVQERSVRIIIDGGSCNNLASTDLVEKLFLSTRPHPHPYHIQWLNQGGKLKVTRSLLQDYADVFPKELPPGLPPICGIEHQIDLIPGAQLPNRAPYRTNPAETKEIQRQVQALLDKGYIRESLSPCSVPVLLVPKKDGT, translated from the coding sequence ATGGCAGGATCCTCGGGGGATCAAGCTGATGCGATCGCCATGCCACAGTCCCCTCGTACCAAGCGCATCATACAGCATTTTGAGCGACAAATgcgcctccaagttgatggccTCGCTGAAGACATTCACGTCACCAACGAGCGCCTTGGTCAGCTTGAAACAGCACAAATTGAAGCCGGTTCGGCGCTCCAGGAATTAAAAACCGCCCaagccaccaccaacaccagccTCGACACCATCATGACACGGCTTGAGGAGTTGTCCCAGCAGCTTGGTGAGGTACAGGGCGACACTGATTATGGTGGCGACACCGAGCATGACGCTCAGGaccgtcgtcgccggcgaggaCCTCGTCATGTGGTACGTAACCAGGATGATTCTTTCTCTAAAATTAAACTCACTATACCTGAATTCAATGGTaaatatgatcctgatgcttaTCTTGAGTGGGAACTTgctgttgatcaaaaatttgcatgTCATGCTTTTCCTGCACAACATCAAGTTAGAGCTGCTACTAGTGAGTTTACCCattttgcttctatttggtGGCGCGAACATGGCAGCAAACATCCCACTGAAATTCCTACCACTTGGGATGCTTTAAAAGTTCTCATGCGCCACAGATTTGTTCCCTCATATTATGCTCGCGATATGCTTAATAAACTACAGCGTTTAAGGCAAGGTACAAACTCTGTTGAAGAGTACTATCAGGAGCTGCAAACTGGTATGCTTCGTTGTGGTTTAGTTGAGAACAATGATGCTGCTATGGCACATTTTTTGGGTGGTTTAaaccgtgaaattcaggatgtGCTTGATTATAAGGAGTACAATAATATTACTCgtttgttccatcttgcttgcaaaGCTGAACGTGAAGTGCAGGGACGACACACGAGGACACATGCTAACTCTTTTGCAGGTCGCACCACGTCGTTCCACTCAGCCCCTAAGCCTGTGGCCGTGTCACACCCAGCAGCGCCATCTCCACCTAGCGGCACTCCGAGTGACAAGGCAGCAGCAAAAACTCCAGCGCCACATCAAGCAACAAAGGGCGCCTCTTCCTCTGGACGCACCAAGGACATTCAATGCCATCGCTGCAAAGGTTTTGGTCACGTGATACGGGACTGCCCCAACAAGCGCACGCTGATTATACGTGACAATGGTGAGTATTCTTCAGCTAGTGATTCCGAAGAAACCATATATGCTATGCTTGCCACTGACGTTGCAGGaaccgaagaagaacatgtGGCTGCCACTGACGCCGACAAGTATGAGAGTCTTGTTGTGCAGCGCGTTCTCAGCACGCAGGTTGCACAACCAGAGCAGAACCAGCGCCACACCTTGTTCCACACCAAAGGCGTTGTGCAAGAACGATCTGTTCGCATCATTATTGACGGCggcagctgcaacaacttggcaagcacGGATCTGGTGGAGAAGTTGTTTCTCTCAACGCGCCCACACCCACACCCCTACCATATTCAATGGCTAAACCAGGGCGGCAAACTCAAGGTAACACGCTCGCTTTTGCAGGACTATGCCGATGTGTTTCCGAAGGAGTTACCACCAGGTCTTCCTCCCATTTGCGGCATTGAGCACCAGATCGACCTCATCCCAGGCGCCCAGCTTCCCAACCGCGCCCCGTACCGTACCAATCCCGCTGAAACAAAGGAGATTCAGCGCCAAGTCCAAGCGTTACTTGATAAGGGCTACATTCGTGAGTCTCTTAGCCCTTGCTCTGTTCCTGTTTTACTTGTtccaaagaaggatggtacctaG